The following coding sequences are from one Plectropomus leopardus isolate mb chromosome 10, YSFRI_Pleo_2.0, whole genome shotgun sequence window:
- the cmklr2 gene encoding G-protein coupled receptor 1 yields the protein MGDSGEDYGNYTYEYYLEYGDLEELKVEHRQKETMHIISVVIYIISFVLGLIGNGTVIWVTAFKSKKTVNSTWLLNLAMADFVFVLFLPFYIDYILRDFHWDFGVVMCKINSFVSVMNMYASVLFLTVLSIDRYVSLVHLNWSQKYRTIQRAWCVCGCIWVLAAITSCPALIFRDTMRLHDKVVCFNNFHTQDGHTAAMRHIMIVVIRTTVGFLLPFTAICVTGILLTIKVNQSGGSVRLSSFSKTVSAVILAFFLCWAPFHAFSLMELSIHSSLYLHSILKAGFPLATSLGFFNSCINPLLYMLLGKKVRRILKRACLDITKSSLRELSQSISATEMESLPEVQQDSVPEEPVELSTL from the coding sequence ATGGGCGACTCCGGCGAGGACTATGGAAACTACACTTACGAATACTACCTGGAGTACGGCGACCTGGAGGAACTAAAAGTAGAACACAGACAGAAGGAAACTATGCACATCATCTCAGTGGTCATCTACATTATTTCCTTCGTCCTCGGTCTGATTGGAAATGGAACTGTCATCTGGGTGACggcatttaaaagcaaaaagacaGTCAACAGTACTTGGCTGCTCAATCTCGCCATGGCggactttgtgtttgtgcttttcctCCCTTTCTACATAGATTACATCCTGCGGGACTTCCACTGGGACTTTGGTGTGGTCATGTGTAAGATTAACTCATTTGTGTCTGTGATGAACATGTACGCCAGTGTGCTGTTTCTCACCGTGCTCAGCATAGACAGATATGTTTCTCTAGTCCACCTCAACTGGTCTCAGAAGTATCGCACCATACAGAGGGCCTGGTGTGTATGTGGTTGTATATGGGTGCTTGCTGCCATCACGAGCTGCCCTGCGCTGATTTTTCGAGACACCATGCGTCTACACGACAAGGTTGTGTGCTTCAACAATTTCCACACACAGGACGGACATACGGCTGCCATGAGACACATTATGATAGTGGTGATTCGAACCACTGTGGGCTTTCTTTTGCCTTTTACTGCCATATGTGTGACTGGTATACTTCTGACAATCAAAGTGAATCAATCTGGTGGTTCGGTTCGGCTGTCCAGTTTCTCCAAAACGGTCTCTGCTGTAATTCTCGCCTTCTTTTTATGCTGGGCACCTTTTCATGCTTTCAGCTTGATGGAGTTATCTATACATTCCTCACTGTACCTTCACAGCATACTGAAAGCTGGCTTCCCTCTCGCCACCAGCTTAGGCTTTTTTAACAGCTGCATTAACCCTCTCCTGTATATGCTCCTGGGCAAAAAGGTGCGGCGTATACTGAAGCGTGCATGCCTGGACATTACTAAGAGTTCACTGAGAGAGCTAAGCCAGTCAATCTCTGCCACTGAGATGGAGTCTTTGCCCGAAGTTCAACAGGACAGTGTGCCAGAGGAGCCCGTGGAGTTGTCGACTCTATGA